One segment of Triticum aestivum cultivar Chinese Spring chromosome 2A, IWGSC CS RefSeq v2.1, whole genome shotgun sequence DNA contains the following:
- the LOC123190373 gene encoding uncharacterized protein codes for MASPTTPTKSTGAQEEAAARQSLIGISQSIPAAGEALSVKSPNGRTEHGQDDSGAADKSRSMLMSISNQSPEARQPTPCPHSNAA; via the coding sequence ATGGCCTCGCCTACGACGCCGACGAAGTCCACCGGCGCCCAGGAGGAAGCCGCGGCCCGCCAGTCGCTCATCGGGATCTCCCAGTCCATCCCGGCGGCGGGAGAGGCCCTGAGCGTCAAGTCGCCGAACGGCCGCACGGAACACGGGCAGGACGACAGCGGGGCGGCCGACAAGTCCAGGTCGATGCTCATGTCCATCTCCAACCAGTCGCCGGAGGCGCGCCAGCCCACGCCGTGCCCGCACAGCAATGCCGCTTAG